Within Vicia villosa cultivar HV-30 ecotype Madison, WI linkage group LG1, Vvil1.0, whole genome shotgun sequence, the genomic segment cgaatgttacgaagagtgtctggaattttCGTTGAAGAGAATTtacatttttgttttgttgtgtGATTTTTTGAATTCATAATGAATTATTTATAGGCCACATTGATATTGTTTCATAAGGTAGCGATCATTGGTGAAACAATCTCTTTTATCAAAAGTCACAATGATTGACCTATAACAACACACTTCAAGAGTTGCATGATTTCATTGTGCAACACTTATGAAGTGTTGTCATTTTTTAAATTCACTTCTCTTATCATTTTAGAACAATTATTGTAATAATTACAATATTTACTGttgtttaaaaattattaatcactatttttaaaatatattttatatatcagACCACTGAGCCCTTTCAAGTcggtttttttaacaaacaaaaatatGCTACTATAAGACGAGTGCCTACATTTTATTAGGATTAGGATGTGAGTCAATATTTTATGCCCACACTCTCTGTTATATTTgtcatattcaatttttttagctTTTGCGTTAcaaagattaatataattttataattttaggcTTTAAGGTATAGAGTCCGATAGGTCTTTCTgcttcacttttattttttttagacagAACACGATTTTATGTTTGAACTCTTTGCTATGTCTATTTCATTCaaaattcttttaatttaataaaagatatatttttcATTCTAAATTGACAATCAAGATCATAAACTTTGTGTAGTTGTGCTTTAGTCAATCTTACTTGGTCAGAATTAGGATAGATAAAATTGGTCTGATCCGCCAGTCATACCCGTTTTGTTTGATTCTTTTATAGAGCGGATCAAAAAGTTAAGTTCGCATCTTCTACTATACATCTCATTTTGTGTGGGCAAAGGCATTATCGTGAACTTTACAATTTTTAAGATTTAAAGGTGCATCGTAAGTCCACTCCGCTCTACCTTATTTTTTAAGACATACCAAAATTTTACAAAACTGACTAAAGGGATCGAGACAAACATGATCATTTACCACATTATTCATACTCCGAGTAAACCTCAAACTTTAAAGAAATACTCACTtattatcaattaattttttttacatggaTAACAAAAATTGAATTCAAAATTAtactaaatataaatataaatcaatataTCAAGTCCTATACTTTACTATTTTATATTTAGAACCATAGTACTATCTAACATTATTTTAAAGAAGATATGAGGCTGACACTTCTGAAAAGATTGCTGTTACATTCAGTTGTTGATGTGTGCATTAAATAACATTGAATTTTACAAACCTACAAATTAAATTCACACATGAAATCACCTACCACATCCCATTTCTTTCTCACATTCTTCTGCTTTATATAACTCACTTCTCCTCTTATTTATTACAAACACCAAACCACATCTCATTATTCATCATTACACCTCCCTCTCTTTCCTCTTCACAccccctccctccctccctctcACAATgggaaagaaaattttgaaactaTCTTCACTTTTCAAAACCAAACAACATCCATGGCAATTCTTACCTTCCTGTAACCACCATCCAAAGACTCTCTCCTTTCGAACTGGTGCTGCTGTTGTTGATGATGACATGTTCAAGACAGTTAACTCAGTGTTCTTCGACCAAACAGACAATCAAAGCAATATCGAAACACCGAAGTCATGTTTCACAACAACCTCGTCTGATTCTGTCGCGAGTTTCTCGACAGAATCAGACGAGTATTACTGCTACAACGACGGAGAGCTCTTGGAGACATTGGTACGAGGAGTTAAATCCGAGAGGTCTTCAGAGAGGCTGTTTTTTGAAGCCGAGGACACGAGTTCGATCTTGGAAAAGGCGAAGGCCAACGATTTTCCGTTTAAGGAAAGTGTTGTGTTGGCTTTGGAGTCAGATGATCCTTATGAGGATTTCAAGAGATCAATGGAGGAGATGGTCGAGTCACATGGTGTGAAGGATTGGGAAGGTTTGGAGGAACTTTTGAGTTGGTATTTGAGAGTTAATGGGAAGAATAATCATGGGTTTATTGTTGGTGCTTTTGTTGATTTGTTGATTAGTTTGACAGGCTCTAAGGATTCTAGTAAGTCTTGTTCTGATTTCACTTTGTATTCTTCTGCTGtttcttcttttgcttcttcACCAAATTTGTATTTATCTGAGGGGCAGAATGAGATTACTGAGATTGAAGATAATGATAATGTAACAGATTCTTAGATTTATAGATTAGATTAGATGtagttttaacttttttttttgttggtgtTGTACATTATGTAGATTGGAAAAAAATTTAATGAGAATTAAGTTATGATGATCttgttttgtagtttttttttttaatataagaattgtttttttatattagtCTCCTTAAAAACATATTTCTTTTTAGCCCGCGGCAAGTTGTAATAAGTAAAAATCTAATAAATGGCTATCACATGAAGGATACACAACCTCatgttctaaaatattttttgggaaaTTACCATACTAACCTCCTAAGATCAATACAACAATCGGCTACATTCCACACAAATGTAATTGTTAATCATCCATCTATCCTATTTAAAGGAGATAAATCATCATTCTCCAAGTCAATCCTCATTCCACTGCATCTGAGGCTTTGACTCACCATAATTCACTGTAAATTCAACTTATTCAATCTCTATAAATATCCATAGTAGAACATTGATGTCGTCAATGAGAATCGACTTTTGATTCCTACAATTTCTACAATTCCTTACTTCTCGATTCCACTGAATTAGATCCAGATCTCCTCCAATCGAAGCACAAATTTTCGTCTCTAGACCAATTCCTCCAAGTTCAGAACCAAACTCCTTCAATTTGACGCACCAGATGACGACACCTTCCAAGCCTCTCGTTTCGCCGTTCAACGACAAGTAGTTGCTAGAAACAACTATAAATCCTCTGCCTCCTCCTCCCCCTCGAGACCCAGATGATCAAGTATTGACAACAACTTCCTCCGTTCCTCCACCTCTGATCCATTTCCAACTTAGGGTGGATTGAACAGTTTTTAATCTTCCTTCGCTCGTCGAATTCGCTCCATAAATTCCATCTAGGTAAACCTTCCTTCAAACCTACATTAAGACCTGTTGTGGCCAGATGGGAAGCACTCCATAGTTTCTAACTTTTGCAGACTAATCTTGGTCAGTAAGGAGCTAATGAGTTGTTGAAAAAATGTACCAGATGGTTAAGCAACCAAATTCCCAAGCTTTTCCAAACAGGTTAACTTAGATCAAAGAGAGCCTGTACATTACCATTCCGAAGAACAACATTGTGTTGGAGGCGGTCTTGCATAAAGCCTCTAAGCCAAGAAAGAATATGAAAGCAGTCCAAAAATCTTCAATGTCATTCCAAAGAACAACATCGTGCTCGAGGCGGTCTTTCATAAAGCCTCTTTGCCAAGAAAGGATCTGAAAGAAGTCCAAAAATCTCCAAGCCACCGACGACACAAATGTCATATTCCTTCCCCGAACTCGAAGGAGGAAGGGGAAACCACACTCCTCCCAAAGTCCCCCATCCAAGGAGGAGAGAAAGGAACAAAGTAGTAGTCCCAGACAAAATTTTCCCTCTAGTCATCACGATCACGATCTCCAACTTCTACGTATCTAGAATACTGATTGATGGCATAAGTTTTGGCGATATTATGTTCTCATATCTCTTTGAAAAGATGGGATTGAAGAAAGAAAATACGAGGCTCTCTGAATGGTCCAATTTGAAAGCCTTCAACAACATCACTGTTAGGTATGGGACCTCATGCAAAAGAGGGGTGTAAATTGTAGAGGTTCAAAAAttgttgatttaaaaaaatacattttcgaaatcAGAGTTTGAAATATTTTATCAATAAAACGTTTGAATAAGTATGCAGCAGAAATTTAAAGTaaagaaaataagtaaaaaaaaaaagataagggAAAAGAGAACGACACTAGAGAATTATAGAGGTTCGGTCTAATGAAGTGACCTACTATTTTCCCTATAAAATAATTTTGAGAGTATCTATTATTACTTGAGAGCTTTTATAAGGTTAAGCCCATGAAatcccttatacaaggaaataaaTTTGCAGGCTAATTTCTAACCATTTTATAACTAGAGGCTTGAAGGGGTTAGTCTCGAAACCAAAATCTGTACCAAACCAAGGTTTTACACTGGCTGACCACAAGTCGAACTGATTTTTTTTCCAAACTAGTCTCAAACCTACTGAGCTTTTAATTGAACTGAATTCAGAAATTGGGTGAGATTTAACACCAGTTTGATCTCGAACTAGTTGAGCTTTTGATTGGGATGAGCTCATGAAAAGTTGTGAATATTCTTCTTTGGTTGATCTTCTTGAACTCAAAAGAGAGTTTTTCTTCAATGAAGGAGCTCACGAACAAAACACAAACTTATTATTAATTCCCCAAAAACAAACAAATAGCTTTTACAATGGTTTAGCTTCCAAAGGAATAATAATTTATCAAGAGAAAATTCTACTCATCATAAATCTATAATTAAGTCCTTGACCAAAACAAAATTCCTCAATAAACTCAAGAACGCTCTCAAAGCACTATGGCCAACATATGTGAGAAAAATAGAAATGATTTAGAGAGATTGTGAGAGAATTGAAAAGttagatttttcacattttttgaatttcttgaaaTGGTATAAAAGCTCTATATTTATAGGTCGAGAAATGGTGTGAATTTGGAAATAATCCATGGGCTAAATCGATTAGCTAATTGACTTTGCGGTACAGATAATCAATTTTTGTTGCACAAATCGAAAAGTTTAGAAAGTTAGTCGTAACCAATTATTGTGGGCCGTTTTATCAAGATGGGGAATTGTGGAAGAAAAATTTGAAGGAGACTAAGGAGAAAATACAATCTCTTTGTGGAAATAAAGATAGATTTTTGCAATGGTAAAAagccattgaaaaataaaattttgaggtaGTTAATGAATCTTGTCATGGCCAAATATTCCTTTAACAACACTTCTCACATGTTTTCTTCCTCAACTCCGGGTGTTCCTTTGAACATTTAAAGTTCTCATTCTGATAAGTCAATGGTAAACCAGAAGATGGTCTTAGGTGAATTTGTATGATCTCTTCTTTCTTCAAGTTAATTTTTTTACGGGGCATGGAAGTTATCCCCCGATGTTTCTATTGTAATTTGTATGATTTCATGGAACTTGTCCCAATTGTGTTTTATATGTTATTGTGGTATTTCACCTTGATTTATGTGTTTTTGCTTACACGTTTGCGAGTATCTACTTGCGAGGATATTCCTTATCAAGGGTGCCCACAGTCGGTCCCTTTCCCCATTTTGTAAACTTGGGAAATGCCAGACCTCTTGATGAGCCCATTCATTTTGATGGTGGATAATTGGTTCGAGCAAATTCATTATGTTCCCACTCTAAGGTAGGTTATGCATATTTTTAGACCTTTGATAAAGTTGAAATGTGTATTCCATTATCCTATGGAAAATGTATTCAGAAGACAAAGAAATTATAGACAAGTAATTATAGGGGGTCATTGTATTAATAATACCGTAAATTATAACATGTTTTACCTTTGATAATTTTGAGACCATTTTCTGCTTCAATACAATCTCACTCATCATGATCTAGTCCATGCATTCTTCTAGAAGGTCTAAGTCTTCCATGCATAATTTTTTATTCTCTTATCTTTGGAAGAGGTACTAAACTATCCATCTCAATTCCTTTATTTCTACAAGGATCATAACCTCGACTCTGTAGCTGAGCCGAAATGAAGTTTTCTTGATGGAGGAATGAGGTGTCGTTTGATATCCTTATAGAACATGAATAAGTTTTTCAACCTAGTTACCTTTTGCATTTTCTAGTTTTTTTATTGCTCAATTagactttgtttcttgacttcgcTTGACCATTGGTCTAAGGGTGTTCCACTAAGGTAAAGTTCTAGAGAAATGTAGATCTTTTAGTAAACCTATGAATCTTTTGTCCATGAACCACGTTTTGTTGTCATTTATAACAAAATCTAGgatgatgaatcttatgagaatGTTCCTTTTGAAGAAACAAAAGATGATGCCACCCTTTATCTTGGCTCGAGTTTCGGTCTTTATCCGCTTTGTGAAATAATTGACGTCAACAATTAAATACTTCAATTATCCGGAGAATGTTGGGGAAAGACATATGATATCCACCACCACAAGAAAAACAACCAAGTAAAGGATAAAGTGCACATTTAACTTGGTTGGACAATATGTATGTCCCTGTGTCTCTAACATTTATGGTACTTTTAGACGTTCTCTCTGGTGCCTTGTTCATTGACAGCCAAAAATACCTGACATTCGGGGTCTTTTAGCCAATACTCTTCCTTCTaaatgttatcatacaaacccTTAATTAACTTCTTCCAAAATGTTGTTTCCATCTTCCTCCATTAAACATTTTAACAAGGGATTGGTGTAACCTCGTATGTAGAgattgttagaataataatgcaagtgtgagtgtagcaacctgccctaaaaactaaaggttttagagtcgccacctattctaccagggcaaataggaaaccctatgcagtataaagatctgggtaagattattataatcaggttaagggaaggtgttaggcacccttaaccctttcctaaggtttgcattttaaggtaaaggtttatggcaaaatttatgaggttaatagctaaggaagtgaagagggcgaaaagtgagattttaaatgaattgaaattttagggaggggggttcgccttgttgccaagtgcctatgtacctccttatggaggatcagagtctacgtagttcggggcagagttgtacgccttagaatttgatatgaagtggtttgaaggtattttgagttaccttatcgtagttttaaaATGCgaagtttgcaaggtattttgaattaccttatcgtagttttgaaaatcacagtattgaagagatgagttttgagtgttttaagtggcgtacaaccctggtttaatatgttaccgttagttgcgatgatcaataggtttgattaccatagttaacggattgaagGAAGGAATGCTAACcattctgatcgatagattcgattatcacgaatagcaaatgaatgtattttaaataattattaatttatcgttatccctcataatcaataggtttgattattacacgataaagaattgagtatgctaatcatcgtaaccaatagatttggttaaaaccatttagcaaaataaatgtatttCAGATTTAAGTAGTTAAATAATTggattattaaccattgcgaccgattaattcagtcggaacgaataataaattaaatcctaatactttggcccaggggccagtgggattgggcaaaccctaatgcattgatgaacctttctagggtttttgtgatttttataattaaagttagattaaaataaattaaatcgaataatcgagataatcGGGAAAAATTCTAACCCTAGTCATTAACctaattctaattttattatcCTATTAACTCAATTTTAAGTTAAATTATATGcatataaaataattaagagtAATTATATAACtatacaaataatataaaaaataattaaataaaacctggAAAGAAATCATGTGTGTGTTCCCTTGATGGTCCATGGTGTACCTCCAACTTTATGTGCGTTGGATCTGACCTGGGTACGATCCAGTGGTGATGATTGAAGGGTGTATGGTGGACTGAAGAAATCCTGCACACTGGATCTGTGATGAGGAAAATacacagaaaataaataaatacctcCCTGGGTATTGAACCCAGATCATGAGGTTTACCAACTATCACGCTTCACCACTTATGTTGTGCTTGCATTTGGTAGAATATACGCATCGAAGCAATTAAATAAGAAACACGTTATCAAACAATAATTTCAACAGCCAGTCAAATATGGGCCCCACTGGTACGCAGGAGCCAATCGGATGCGGAGAGAGAAGCGCTGAAGTTTGAACCACCAATGGCAATGCACAAAAGTGCCACGCACGCGCTAACCCGCCCCTGCAATTGTCAAACCACCACCTGCGGTGGCTGCCACCATCGTCTCCGATCACCTCCTTTTCCAAAAACCTACGAATCGAACCAAACAGAAGAAAAAAACCGCCCAGACCCATTAAATGCCATGCTGCGAATCCGATGGTGATGGTTTCAAGATCTGAAACGGCCTGTAACGTGGAAACCGAACCGCCACAAGCTTGATGCCCTAGCAATGGCATCTCATGTTTTATGCGTTATAAATCTCATGCGATGGCCCTAAGTTGTTCTATAGAATCTCAGCAACGCGTTAGTGATGTTAGTTTCGTTTAAAACGCAATAATATTAGAGATATGAATTCAAGAGATAGTATACAAACAATGTTCATGCAAGAAGCGTTTCAGGAGCATTTGGCCATTGCTTGGGACCTGGAATTACTCCTTGAGACCTCTGGAGCACGATGAAATCCTTAGAAGTTCTTGAAAAAGGCTCCAAATATCAACTTGAAAATGCAAGTTTGTATGTGAATTTTTGGAGTGCAAACCCTAATGTCCCCTCTCATTCTTTTCGTCCCCCCTCTTTGTTGAATAGGTTTTCTTTATATATGGGAGGCATTAGGGCTTTTGGTTTGAGAAAGAATCAAGGATTTGAAGggttgaatctttgattgaagaTTTGCTTCAATTTGCATACAATTCTTTCCATTCTTGCACTAAATATTTTGCCAATCCCATCCCACGATAATGTCTTGATAATCAGCCCAAGATTTTGTGATAAAATAAACCAAtgcaaatattatattatttcatattatttatttgatttaaatgaataaaaaaaattcaatataaaagaaataaaatgatgaGAAATAAAATAATGGACTTATGGGCCTTTGGTGAGATTAAGATCAtgtttagagaccaaaatttaggCCCTTAAGTCAAAAGGTTCAAAATTGCTCTTTATGACCtttgtgcattttctcaaaatttgtCAACTTCGcgaagccataactctctcaatttttaagatatgtcatagttctaggactttttggaaaggttaaagagtcctctaaattaTCCTTTTGGTTTCATTCCAATTGAaacttccatgctcaagttatgagctttgacccaaaaggtgtttttgttgacttttgaaaaggacctataatcttttataccatatctctcaaatgaagcatttctggccttggcttgtgagagacaaagttgtagagaatccaatttccttcaaaataggctttggttgggaaatttttgatactccatgtgaaagttatgaccagtcaaagttgagttgactttctcctataaaaaaccttaatttgaaccttttgaatttgttcatttctgagtttttattaatggatcatgatcaacctttgatcaaatgatggatataacctcaaatacttgatgttgaccaaaagtcttgaagtttgactgtattttgactatagttgacttttaggtcaacataattgattattgatcatctgagccattgagtgagcaatccttggaattgaagcctgacttttgacatggagatgctttgagacatatgagataccttgaggtccatttgaggccttagagattcaaactcttttgataaaatgcaaaccctagcTTTGGAGATCCTGAATCAGGAGAGTATTCATTGAGtcaacccttgagccttgaatccTTGTATGAGCTTGGCAGtggaatgagatgggcaaattttggggtatgacagtgagtaagtggggaaatagtcccacattggataggaatgtggtaacttgaacatttataagtgggagaacccactctcCTATCATcctaaggttttaggtggataaATGATATGTCTCTCacaaagatgcataatcctccacTTTGTATCAATGCTCTCTACTGAACTCCTCCCAATaaatggtatcagagtctggCCTTTGATTCGAGAAAAAGATCGGGAGCAttgtagactcacacttgagggggatgttagaataataatgcaagtgtgagtaagtgggaaaatagtctcacattggatTGGAATATGGTGACT encodes:
- the LOC131609803 gene encoding transcription repressor OFP13-like, translating into MGKKILKLSSLFKTKQHPWQFLPSCNHHPKTLSFRTGAAVVDDDMFKTVNSVFFDQTDNQSNIETPKSCFTTTSSDSVASFSTESDEYYCYNDGELLETLVRGVKSERSSERLFFEAEDTSSILEKAKANDFPFKESVVLALESDDPYEDFKRSMEEMVESHGVKDWEGLEELLSWYLRVNGKNNHGFIVGAFVDLLISLTGSKDSSKSCSDFTLYSSAVSSFASSPNLYLSEGQNEITEIEDNDNVTDS